The stretch of DNA CCCAGTTTTATTGGCTATATTCCTTATCTGCTCAACAACGTTTTCTAGGCTCCTGACGTTAGTGCTCCACAACCATATCCTTAGTTTGAACGCCATTACCCGGAAACACCCTCACTCTAATGAGATTAGCGAATGGCTATAAATCTCCCGAGCTGCGTACGAGTGCCCGGCACATCTAGAAAACCTTAATCCTTCTAGGTGCTTAAGCCACCTTTTCTAACCAGCGGAACTGTAACGAAGGGAAAGCCCGGAACCCAGGAAAGTGTAGGGCCCCGTGTCTCATCTAAGTCAAACATCATCTCTAGACTTGCAGAATACTTCGGCTAGAGTGGTGAGCCTAAAAACAGGGAAAGCCCGGGTTTAATCCGGGGTTTAAGGAGGATAGTATTGTTTAGGGTTTGAGGTTATGTTATGGTAAAACCGGTTTGCTACTTGGCCTTTATGTCTACCTTAGCGGGCTTTACGTCAGTCACGATTCCTATGCCCACAGTCCTGTTCATGTCCCTCATGGCGAACCTCCCTAGCTGGGGTATCTCGCTGAACTTCTCTACGACAAGCGGCTTCACTGGCTTGAACCTTACTATGGCTGCGTCACCTGCCTTGAGGAACTGTGGGTTCTGCTCCACCACCTGGCCGGTCTTCGGGTCGAGCTTAGCCTTGATCTCTATTATCCTAGAGCTGACGCTGGCTGTGTGGACGTGTATCACAGGCGTGTAGCCCACCGTTATTGCGCTTGGATGCCATATCACGAATATCCTGGCCTCGAACTCCTCCGCCACAGTCGGCGGCTTGTCTAGGTGTCCGGCTACGTCGCCCCTCTTTATGTCGCTCTTGCTCACACCCCTAACGGCAAAGCCTATGTTGTCACCCGGCTCGGCCTGCTGCAGCTGCTGGTAGTGCATCTCTATGCTCCTAACCTCTCCCACTACGCCCGGCGGCATGAAGACAACCTTGTCTCCAACCCTTAGAACGCCCGTCTCAACTCTGCCTACCGGAACTGTACCAGCCCCGGGGATACTGTAGACGTTCTGAACAGGTATCCTGAGGGGCTTGTCGACAGGCTTTGCTGGAGGCTGCAGCTGGTCCAACGCCTCTACTAGAGTCGGCCCGTTATACCAAGGCATGTTGGGGCTCCTCTCTATCAGGTTGTCGCCTTTCCAGGCGCTCACCGGTATGAACGGTATCTTATCGACCTGGTAACCTAGGCCTTTCATGAACTTCTTGAGAACGGACACTACGAATTCGTACCTCTTCTGGTCGTAGTTCACGTCAGGCGCGTCCATCTTGTTAACAGCAACTATTATCTGCTCTATACCCATGGTCCTGGCGAGGAGTAGGTGCTCTCTCGTCTGGCCCTCAGTGCTCATTCCAGCCTCGAACTCACCCTTCCTTGCGCTGACCACAAGTATAGCGGCGTCTGCCTGACTGGCGCCCGTTATCATGTTCTTCACGAAGTCTCTGTGGCCCGGGGCGTCGATTATTGTGAATACGTACTTCTTAGTCTCGAACTTCATAAACGTCAGGTCGATTGTTATACCCCTCTCACGCTCCTCCTTCATCTTGTCCAGTATCCACGCGAACTTGAAGGACTCCTTGCCCCTAGACTTAGCCTGCTCCTCAAGCTCTTTCAGCTTCTTCTCCTCTATATAGCCGAGCCTGTAGAGCAGGTGGCCTACCAGTGTACTCTTACCGTGGTCTACGTGACCTATTACCACTAGGTTCATATGCGGCTTCTCAGCCATGCCATACCACCTTTTTTAGAGACACCGTAAGGATAAGGGAGAGAGTAAGGCTTAAAAAGAAATTGGCCCAGCCTCACCTCGAGCTCAGAGCAATCCTCTCAATCTCCTCCTTCTGCCTTATGGCATAGCTCCTCGGGTCTCCCCTAGCAGCGAGAATGAGCTCCTCTGCCAGGCACTCCTCTATTGGCTTCGGGTTGTTGAATGCACACTGTCTAGCACCATCGGCTATGAACTTCAGAGCCTGGTCGACCCTCCTCTGGGGCGCTACATCAACAGACACTCTGTAGGTTATACCACCGTATGTTATTTTCGTGGTGTCTTCCCTAGGAGCACTGTTCTCTATAGCCTTAACAAGAACCTGTATAGGGTTCTCCCCAGTTTCGAAATATATGATGTCGAATGCTGTCTTAACAATATTGTAGGCTAGATGCTTCTTCCCCCCGTTCCTCCCGGGCCTCATAAGCTTGTTCATAAGCCTCTCAACTATAGGGACCTCAGCCTTACCGAACCTCCTCTTCTCATGCCTCCCGCCTGTGTGGGGCAGCCAGACAGGCTTCAGGTTGATATACCTCTTAAGACTCGGATCTCTAACCTCAACACCAACCCAGCTCCACTTCCCGAAGAGACGTATCTTATCCGGCCTTACCTCAACACCTTCTCCCAGGCTAAAGCCGGTACCCTGACCCGACAAACCCTTGCAACCCCCGGAGAGTCGGGTTAACCTCCTAAACTCTTATACTTCTCGCTGCCCAACTTAGACCATGGCGAGAGAGGGTAGAAGGCTTGCCCGTACTGCCGGGGGAAGGTCTGGTAAAGGTAGTCGATGTAGACGCGTATATAAAGAGGATGAGCGATCCAAGGTCAGGCTTCGTCTTTGACGTTACAGTGATGGAGCTGAAGCTGGAGAACGGGTCAAAGTTCGTTATGTCCAACATACCTGTAGAGATTGTAGAAGCTGTTAACGTTATGAAAAACAACATAGACACTCCCAGGAGGCAGAGCCTTTTCATCTTTCTAATGAATAGCGAGGTGTTTAAGGACGCTGCCGTGAATTTTGTGAAGGAGGTTGTCATAGACGAGATAGACCAGAATACAGGCCTTTACACTGCAACGCTAGTGCTTGAGGAGGACGGATTTAAGCTCAAGCTTAAAATGATACCGAGCCACGCAGTGTATCTTGCACTCATAGCTGGGAGGCCTATCTACGTCCTGGAAAAGCTTGTTCACGAGTCATACTCCGAGGAGGAGTACTAGAGGATGAGGTATTGTTTACCGCTCTTTGTTTACCCCTAGGCTATTAAGAGCATCGAGGCAAAATTCCACGTATAAAATATTTCAGGATTAGAGCACTACTTCCTCGGCTTCTGCTTCTTGCCCTCCCAGAGCGCCTTCAGCGAAACTCCGTTCACCATAACTACTCTATACCTTACCCCTGGTATATCTCCCATAGACCTGCCCCTAGGCCCTCCTATACCCTCTATTATAACCTCGTCATGCTCGTCCACATAGAGGATACCGCCGTCCCTGGGTACGAAGGCCGTCACCACCTTCTTATTCTTTACTAGCTGAACCCTGACACACTTTCGAAGAGCGCTGTTAGGCTGTCTTGCCTCGACACCCACCTTCTCCAACACTATACCCCTGGCCATGGGAGCTCCTTCGAGGGGGTCGTACTTTCTCTTTAGATCTAGCATTCGTATTCTGAACTCTCTCTGGCTCCACCTGAACTTTAGCCTTTTCCTCCTCAGCTTCCGTGCTGCGAATAGGCCTGCGGGAGCCTTTTTCCCAGTCATGCCTACCTAGCCACCCCGGGATAATCCGACTTCAGGTGTGGCTAATAAATCCTCCCTGCAGAATACTGTGGTTTTGATAATAGCCGGGTTCACCTTATAACCACCTTCTCGACGCCGAAGAGCTTGCTGAGTACTAGTCTTGCCCTTTTCACGTTCTTGCCGCCCTTACCGATAGCTGCACCTTTGTCGTCTTCGCTCACCTTTATCACTACCTGCTTGACTCCGTTCCTCTCCCTAACATTTATGCTCTCTATTTTTACTCCTGGAAACAGGTTCTTCACTATTCTCTCCAGGTCGCTAGAATACTCCACAACCTCTATGTTCTTCCCCAGGGCCTCCCTGAGAAGCTTTATAAGCCTACCCCCTCTTCCTATGGCTCTGCCAGCCTCGCCCTCCGAGACGAGGAATATCAGCCTGTTGTTCTCCTCATCGACAATGCAGCGGTATGCAGTGACGCCTGTTATGCTGTGGAAAACGGAGATATAACGTAGCTCCTCGAGCGTTATCCTATAATCACCACTCATTTCACGCTTCCTCCGCCTGCTCTAGTATCCTGCTCGAGCCCTCGTCTATAACTGCAAGCACGCTAACCCCATGTCTTCTACCCATGACCAGACCCATATCCATCCTTGTCCCTCTATACACTATAATGGGTATACCAGCGAGCTTCGCATAATACTCAAGCTTCCTCCTCAACTCTGGCGGAGTGTTTTCTGCTATAACGATAGCCTTCGCTTCCCCCGCTTTCACAGCCTTAAGAGATTGTTTGAAGCCCATTGCATAAACTCCCGTCTTAACTAGATCCTTAAGCGCCTTCTCCACCGACACCGACATAGTCTACACCCCCACTGCTATGCGGATAGCTACTTCCTCGCAGCCCCCATTCTTAGCAGCACGCTTCCTGTTCCTACACGTGGAGGTAGACCGGCTATAATGTTTTCCGTCACACCGGCGAACTCCTCCTCCTCGCCCCAGACTGCAGCCTCGTAAAGCTGCTTTACAGTGACCTCGAAGGCTGCTCGGGCAAGCGGGCTGGGCTTCTCGCCGACAACACCAAGCCTTCCTATCTGCCTTACATATCCTGGCCACGTCATCAGATCAGCTATCAGCATTAAGTGCCGTATATCCACGTCTAGTCCGGAGTCTTCTAGCACCCTCTTTATCTCCTCGATAATGGCCGTTCTAGCGGCTTCTATGCCTAGGACTTGAGCTATCTCCTGGATATCGTTTGATATGGAACGCCTATGGTCAACTTCCGGCAGCATCAACACTTCTCTCAGGTTGCTTCCCTCAACTATTAGCATGTACTCGTAGCTATCCTCGCCCTCCTCTCTCCTTACAGTGACTTTCCGGATACCTTTAATGCCCTTGATATACGTGTTCTTCAGCTTCTCGAGAACCTTGTGGTAGGCGTTGGAGTTGAACAACTCTTCGTCAGGCAACTGCTTGTCAGATATTTCAAAGTACACTATAACCTTCTTGACTCCGCCCTCGCTAACCTCCCTAACTCCATCCTCGACAACTTTGCCTAACTTACTTTTATCCAGAGCTTCCAGAACCATATCAACGGTTACGCCTTTATCCTCCATATACTCCGCGTTAATCACTATAGCAACGACCCTATCGCCAAGATCCCACTCTATGTTGTCAATAATCTTCTCGAGAGTAGTGTATTCTATCTTCCTC from Aeropyrum pernix K1 encodes:
- the tuf gene encoding translation elongation factor EF-1 subunit alpha, with translation MAEKPHMNLVVIGHVDHGKSTLVGHLLYRLGYIEEKKLKELEEQAKSRGKESFKFAWILDKMKEERERGITIDLTFMKFETKKYVFTIIDAPGHRDFVKNMITGASQADAAILVVSARKGEFEAGMSTEGQTREHLLLARTMGIEQIIVAVNKMDAPDVNYDQKRYEFVVSVLKKFMKGLGYQVDKIPFIPVSAWKGDNLIERSPNMPWYNGPTLVEALDQLQPPAKPVDKPLRIPVQNVYSIPGAGTVPVGRVETGVLRVGDKVVFMPPGVVGEVRSIEMHYQQLQQAEPGDNIGFAVRGVSKSDIKRGDVAGHLDKPPTVAEEFEARIFVIWHPSAITVGYTPVIHVHTASVSSRIIEIKAKLDPKTGQVVEQNPQFLKAGDAAIVRFKPVKPLVVEKFSEIPQLGRFAMRDMNRTVGIGIVTDVKPAKVDIKAK
- a CDS encoding 30S ribosomal protein S7, with product MSGQGTGFSLGEGVEVRPDKIRLFGKWSWVGVEVRDPSLKRYINLKPVWLPHTGGRHEKRRFGKAEVPIVERLMNKLMRPGRNGGKKHLAYNIVKTAFDIIYFETGENPIQVLVKAIENSAPREDTTKITYGGITYRVSVDVAPQRRVDQALKFIADGARQCAFNNPKPIEECLAEELILAARGDPRSYAIRQKEEIERIALSSR
- a CDS encoding bifunctional nuclease family protein, whose amino-acid sequence is MPVLPGEGLVKVVDVDAYIKRMSDPRSGFVFDVTVMELKLENGSKFVMSNIPVEIVEAVNVMKNNIDTPRRQSLFIFLMNSEVFKDAAVNFVKEVVIDEIDQNTGLYTATLVLEEDGFKLKLKMIPSHAVYLALIAGRPIYVLEKLVHESYSEEEY
- a CDS encoding 30S ribosomal protein S12, coding for MTGKKAPAGLFAARKLRRKRLKFRWSQREFRIRMLDLKRKYDPLEGAPMARGIVLEKVGVEARQPNSALRKCVRVQLVKNKKVVTAFVPRDGGILYVDEHDEVIIEGIGGPRGRSMGDIPGVRYRVVMVNGVSLKALWEGKKQKPRK
- a CDS encoding NusA-like transcription termination signal-binding factor, whose protein sequence is MSGDYRITLEELRYISVFHSITGVTAYRCIVDEENNRLIFLVSEGEAGRAIGRGGRLIKLLREALGKNIEVVEYSSDLERIVKNLFPGVKIESINVRERNGVKQVVIKVSEDDKGAAIGKGGKNVKRARLVLSKLFGVEKVVIR
- a CDS encoding 50S ribosomal protein L30e, with protein sequence MSVSVEKALKDLVKTGVYAMGFKQSLKAVKAGEAKAIVIAENTPPELRRKLEYYAKLAGIPIIVYRGTRMDMGLVMGRRHGVSVLAVIDEGSSRILEQAEEA
- the rpoA2 gene encoding DNA-directed RNA polymerase subunit A'' → MKEFKTLEESLEAARYILPESLYKELVETVEKEDGLSEEDKISVVKETIRTYLRSLAQPGEAVGTVAAQSIGEPGTQMTLRTFHYAGIMEFDVTLGLPRLIEIVDAKQTPSQPLMYIYLKDEYAKDLEKAKEAARKIEYTTLEKIIDNIEWDLGDRVVAIVINAEYMEDKGVTVDMVLEALDKSKLGKVVEDGVREVSEGGVKKVIVYFEISDKQLPDEELFNSNAYHKVLEKLKNTYIKGIKGIRKVTVRREEGEDSYEYMLIVEGSNLREVLMLPEVDHRRSISNDIQEIAQVLGIEAARTAIIEEIKRVLEDSGLDVDIRHLMLIADLMTWPGYVRQIGRLGVVGEKPSPLARAAFEVTVKQLYEAAVWGEEEEFAGVTENIIAGLPPRVGTGSVLLRMGAARK